A region of the Candidatus Methylacidithermus pantelleriae genome:
ATCGAAGAACTCCAGAGAGTGGTCGAGGAATACCGGAAGAGGATGGACCTACTTTTGCCCCAGATCCCGGTCCTTTCGCTCCCGTGCGTTCCGATCGGTCGGTCCAGCGAAGAGAACCGTCTCCTTCGCGAATTTCGTCCCGAGACAATCCGTTGGTCTTCCCCGCGGCCGTATTACGAGTTACCTCTTTACGGCAGGGAAATTTGCCCCGAAGAGGGGGTGCGGGCTTTTGGAACGCGGGGGTACTACCTACGTGGCTCGGTAGCCCTTCTCCAGAAAGCTCTCCTGGATTATGCGTTGGAGCAAATCGTAGCTGAGGGATTTGAACTGTTTTATCCACCGCTTCTCCTTAATGCGGAGATTCTTCGAGGGACCGGACACCTTCCTGACTTTGAAGGACAGCAGTATGAGGTCCGGATCGATGAGGGCCGGTCCGCTTACCTGGTTGGTTCCGCCGAGCCGTCGCTTATGGCGTTTTTTGCTGGCAAAAAACTTCGGGAGGAGGAGTTACCGATTCGTGTGACGGCCTCGACGAGCTGTTTTCGAAAGGAGGCGGGAAGTCACGGAAAGGATCAAAAAGGGATCGTCCGAACGCATCAATTTGAAAAGGTGGAAATGGTAGTCATTTGTACCGCCGAACAGGCGGGATCGATGTTTGAAGAACTCCTCCGGATTGAGGAAAAGATCTATCAGGGTCTGGGTCTGCATTATCGGGTGATGGAACTGTGCACAGCGGAACTTCCCAAGAAACATTGCCGCCAGGTGGATATTGAAGCGTTTTTCCCGGGCCAGGGGAAATTTATTGAAATTTCTTCCAATGGGAATGCCGCGGACTTCCAGACTCGTTCCCTGGGGATTCGATTTACGGCTTCCTCGACTAAAAGTGCGATTCCGTGGAGTCTTAATTGCACCGGAATTACGTTTCGAACAGGCTTGGCCATCTTGGAGCAGTACCAAAAAGAGGATGGATCGGTCGAGGTTCCGGAGATCCTGCGGGCGAGGATGGGAAGGGAACGGATCGGCTAGGCAAGGAAAAGCTTGACGTCAAAGAGGCGCCTTGGATCTTGGGAGAACTGTGATCAGCACCCTTCTCCTTGCTCATTCCTATCTTCGGTTTGGTGTGCTGGCTGCCGTTTTGGCAGGTTTGTGTGCCACCCTATTGGGCTGGTGGTCGCAGAGATCTCCCGCGCAATGGGATCGCATTTTGGCAATAGTGTTTCTTGGGCTTTATGACCTCCAAGCATTGATTGGGGTGATCCTATTGGCACAAGGAGCAGTGAAAAGTCACCTCCATGCTACGGTTATGCTTTTGGGGGTGATTCTAGCTCACATTCTTTTCCGGTCCGTGCGGTCTGCGCCGGTGGAAAAAAGCTGGTTGCCTCGGTTCCTTTTTTATGCTCTGCCCTTGGCCTGTATTATTGCTGGGCTTGTGGCCATTGGTCACTTTCCGATTTGATGAAAACGCCCCATGAAGGGCCCATGGGATGAAGGAGAAAGCGAGAAGTATAGGGCCGGAGGGGTGCCAAGAGCTTGAAATCCACCTGAGGCTGTGGATTCCATCCGGATGAAGCTGGCTGTGTGGGCTACCGAGCGGTCGGGTGTTTGCTACCACCTCCGAGACGGTTGGGTTGATGGGGGAGGGGGTGTTTGGCTTTTGGCGCAGAGGGGGTGTCTCGGAGGGGACGGTAATCGGGGATGCGGAGGTAGCACCCACCGGATGGGGTCCTCGGACGCACGGGTCTGCAAGCGGTGATGAAGCAATAGATTGACAATTGGCTTGGGTTCTTCCGGTTGGCTCTCAAGGAAAGAGTTTGCGGATGGTCAAGGCGGTCCAAGGAGGTTGGGTTGGGAGGAACGGCCAGCGCAAGAGGGCTTATTCGGCTACTCTGTGATCCAAAGCTTGGCCTCAGTCCTGGTCGAGCAGGGGATCGGTTGATGCGGTTGGGCTTCGAGTACTGGGAAGCGGCATGGGCCGTGGAGACT
Encoded here:
- the serS gene encoding serine--tRNA ligase, which codes for MVDPRHVVFHATRYREEMENRGMDPSVVDEFVSSYNQWRSHLAECEKCLAEKNRRARAFLEVPPEKKQSYLEESKRLSLRIEELQRVVEEYRKRMDLLLPQIPVLSLPCVPIGRSSEENRLLREFRPETIRWSSPRPYYELPLYGREICPEEGVRAFGTRGYYLRGSVALLQKALLDYALEQIVAEGFELFYPPLLLNAEILRGTGHLPDFEGQQYEVRIDEGRSAYLVGSAEPSLMAFFAGKKLREEELPIRVTASTSCFRKEAGSHGKDQKGIVRTHQFEKVEMVVICTAEQAGSMFEELLRIEEKIYQGLGLHYRVMELCTAELPKKHCRQVDIEAFFPGQGKFIEISSNGNAADFQTRSLGIRFTASSTKSAIPWSLNCTGITFRTGLAILEQYQKEDGSVEVPEILRARMGRERIG